A genomic region of Colius striatus isolate bColStr4 chromosome 20, bColStr4.1.hap1, whole genome shotgun sequence contains the following coding sequences:
- the LOC104555359 gene encoding NADPH--cytochrome P450 reductase isoform X2, which produces MGCAYSAPGEEAVARAAPVRDSSFIEKMKKTGRNIVVFYGSQTGTAEEFANRLSKDAHRYGLRGMAADPEEYDLSDLSRLSEIDKSLAVFCMATYGEGDPTDNAQDFYDWLQEADADLSGLRFAVFGLGNKTYEHFNAMGKYVDKRLEELGAQRIFELGLGDDDGNLEEDFITWREQFWPAVCEYFGVEATGEESSIRQYELVLHTDVNMNKVYTGEMGRLKSYENQKPPFDAKNPFLARVTENRKLNEGGERHLMHLELDISSSKIRYESGDHVAVYPANDSSLVNQIGEILGTDLDTVMSLNNLDEESNKKHPFPCPTSYRTALTYYLDITNPPRTNVLYELAQYAAAAGEQERLRRMASSTPEGKALYLSWVVEARRNILAILQDMPSLRPPIDHLCELLPRLQARYYSIASSSKVHPNSIHICAVTVEYETKTGRLNKGVATNWLKGKVPEEKGSSSLVPMYVRKSQFRLPFKPSTPVIMIGPGTGVAPFIGFIQERAWLKQQGKEVGETVLYYGCRREQEDYLYRRELARFQQEGVLTQLNVAFSRDQAEKVYVQHLLKKNKENIWKLVHEGNAHIYVCGDARNMARDVQNTFYDIVAEFGAMSQPQAVDYVKKLMTKGRYSLDVWS; this is translated from the exons ATGGGCTGCGCCTACTCGGCCCCAGGAGAAGAGGCCGTGGCCAG AGCAGCTCCAGTGAGAGACAGCAGCTTCATTGAGAAGATGAAGAAGACG ggGAGGAACATAGTGGTTTTCTATGGCTCCCAGACGGGAACAGCAGAGGAGTTTGCCAATCGCCTCTCCAAAGATGCTCATCGTTACGGCCTGCGGGGCATGGCAGCAGATCCAGAGGAGTATGACCTG TCGGACCTGAGCCGCCTCTCTGAGATCGACAAGTCCCTGGCTGTGTTCTGCATGGCCACCTATGGGGAGGGGGATCCCACAGACAATGCCCAGGATTTCTATGactggctgcaggaggctgatgCTGACCTGTCAGGGCTTCGATTTGCA GTCTTTGGGCTGGGAAACAAGACTTATGAGCACTTCAATGCCATGGGGAAGTATGTGGACAAGAGACTGGAGGAGCTTGGAGCCCAACGCATCTTTGAGCTTGGGTTGGGAGATGACGATGGCAA CTTGGAAGAAGACTTCATCACCTGGAGAGAGCAGTTCTGGCCAGCAGTGTGTGAGTACTTCGGAGTAGAGGCTACAGGAGAAGAGTCCAG caTCCGCCAGTACGAGCTGGTGCTGCACACAGATGTGAACATGAACAAAGTCTACACGGGTGAGATGGGTCGTCTCAAGAGCTACGAGAACCAGAAGCC ACCATTTGATGCCAAGAACCCTTTCCTGGCCCGGGTTACAGAGAACCGCAAGCTCAACGAGGGTGGAGAGAGGCACCTGATGCACCTGGAGCTGGATATCTCCAGTTCCAAAATCAG GTATGAGTCTGGGGACCATGTGGCAGTGTACCCAGCCAACGACTCCTCCCTGGTCAACCAGATTGGTGAGATCCTGGGCACGGATCTGGACACAGTCATGTCCCTCAACAATTTGGATG agGAATCCAATAAGAAGCATCCTTTCCCCTGCCCCACATCCTACAGGACAGCCCTGACCTACTACCTGGACATCACCAACCCTCCCCGCACCAACGTGCTGTACGAGCTGGCGCAGTACGCGGCGGCAGCGGGCGAGCAGGAGCGCCTGCGCAGGATGGCCTCGTCCACCCCCGAGGGCAAG GCTCTCTACCTCAGCTGGGTGGTGGAGGCCAGGAGGAACATCTTGGCCATCCTGCAGGACATGCCCTCGCTGCGACCCCCCATCGACcacctgtgtgagctgctgcccCGCCTGCAGGCTCGCTACTACTCCATCGCCTCCTCCTCCAAG GTTCACCCCAACTCCATCCACATCTGCGCCGTGACCGTGGAGTACGAGACCAAGACTGGCCGCCTCAACAAAGGGGTGGCCACCAACTGGCTCAAGGGCAAAGTGCCTGAGGAGAAGGGGAGCAGCTCCCTGGTGCCCATGTACGTCAGGAAGTCCCAGTTCCGCCTGCCCTTCAAACCCAGCACCCCCGTCATCATGATCGGCCCGGGCACCGGCGTAGCCCCCTTCATCGGCTTCATCCAGGAGCGGGCCTGGCTCAAGCAGCAAG GCAAAGAGGTGGGGGAGACAGTGCTGTACTACGGGTGCCGGCGGGAGCAGGAGGATTACCTGTACCGGCGGGAGCTGGCCCGCTTCCAGCAGGAGGGAGTCCTCACCCAGCTCAATGTCGCCTTCTCCAGGGACCAGGCTGAGAAG GTTTATGTTCAGCATTTACTGAAGAAGAACAAGGAGAACATCTGGAAGCTGGTTCATGAGGGGAATGCTCACATCTACGTGTGTGG TGACGCCCGGAACATGGCCCGGGACGTGCAGAACACCTTCTACGACATCGTGGCTGAGTTTGGGGCCATGAGCCAGCCCCAGGCCGTGGACTATGTAAAGAAACTGATGACCAAGGGCCGCTACTCCTTGGATGTCTGGAGCTAA
- the LOC104555359 gene encoding NADPH--cytochrome P450 reductase isoform X1 translates to MGDASMGSNMSPPDNTAQQDSLLSMTDVFLVSLVTGLFTYWFFFRKKKEDVPDLPKMQTVAAPVRDSSFIEKMKKTGRNIVVFYGSQTGTAEEFANRLSKDAHRYGLRGMAADPEEYDLSDLSRLSEIDKSLAVFCMATYGEGDPTDNAQDFYDWLQEADADLSGLRFAVFGLGNKTYEHFNAMGKYVDKRLEELGAQRIFELGLGDDDGNLEEDFITWREQFWPAVCEYFGVEATGEESSIRQYELVLHTDVNMNKVYTGEMGRLKSYENQKPPFDAKNPFLARVTENRKLNEGGERHLMHLELDISSSKIRYESGDHVAVYPANDSSLVNQIGEILGTDLDTVMSLNNLDEESNKKHPFPCPTSYRTALTYYLDITNPPRTNVLYELAQYAAAAGEQERLRRMASSTPEGKALYLSWVVEARRNILAILQDMPSLRPPIDHLCELLPRLQARYYSIASSSKVHPNSIHICAVTVEYETKTGRLNKGVATNWLKGKVPEEKGSSSLVPMYVRKSQFRLPFKPSTPVIMIGPGTGVAPFIGFIQERAWLKQQGKEVGETVLYYGCRREQEDYLYRRELARFQQEGVLTQLNVAFSRDQAEKVYVQHLLKKNKENIWKLVHEGNAHIYVCGDARNMARDVQNTFYDIVAEFGAMSQPQAVDYVKKLMTKGRYSLDVWS, encoded by the exons ATGGGGGATGCCAGCATGGGATCCAACATGTCCCCTCCTGACAACACTGCCCAGCAAGACTCTCTCCTCAGCATGACAGACGTTTTCCTCGTGTCACTCGTCACGGGGCTTTTCACTTACTGGTTCTTCTTCCGCAAGAAAAAGGAGGATGTCCCAGACCTCCCCAAAATGCAGACAGT AGCAGCTCCAGTGAGAGACAGCAGCTTCATTGAGAAGATGAAGAAGACG ggGAGGAACATAGTGGTTTTCTATGGCTCCCAGACGGGAACAGCAGAGGAGTTTGCCAATCGCCTCTCCAAAGATGCTCATCGTTACGGCCTGCGGGGCATGGCAGCAGATCCAGAGGAGTATGACCTG TCGGACCTGAGCCGCCTCTCTGAGATCGACAAGTCCCTGGCTGTGTTCTGCATGGCCACCTATGGGGAGGGGGATCCCACAGACAATGCCCAGGATTTCTATGactggctgcaggaggctgatgCTGACCTGTCAGGGCTTCGATTTGCA GTCTTTGGGCTGGGAAACAAGACTTATGAGCACTTCAATGCCATGGGGAAGTATGTGGACAAGAGACTGGAGGAGCTTGGAGCCCAACGCATCTTTGAGCTTGGGTTGGGAGATGACGATGGCAA CTTGGAAGAAGACTTCATCACCTGGAGAGAGCAGTTCTGGCCAGCAGTGTGTGAGTACTTCGGAGTAGAGGCTACAGGAGAAGAGTCCAG caTCCGCCAGTACGAGCTGGTGCTGCACACAGATGTGAACATGAACAAAGTCTACACGGGTGAGATGGGTCGTCTCAAGAGCTACGAGAACCAGAAGCC ACCATTTGATGCCAAGAACCCTTTCCTGGCCCGGGTTACAGAGAACCGCAAGCTCAACGAGGGTGGAGAGAGGCACCTGATGCACCTGGAGCTGGATATCTCCAGTTCCAAAATCAG GTATGAGTCTGGGGACCATGTGGCAGTGTACCCAGCCAACGACTCCTCCCTGGTCAACCAGATTGGTGAGATCCTGGGCACGGATCTGGACACAGTCATGTCCCTCAACAATTTGGATG agGAATCCAATAAGAAGCATCCTTTCCCCTGCCCCACATCCTACAGGACAGCCCTGACCTACTACCTGGACATCACCAACCCTCCCCGCACCAACGTGCTGTACGAGCTGGCGCAGTACGCGGCGGCAGCGGGCGAGCAGGAGCGCCTGCGCAGGATGGCCTCGTCCACCCCCGAGGGCAAG GCTCTCTACCTCAGCTGGGTGGTGGAGGCCAGGAGGAACATCTTGGCCATCCTGCAGGACATGCCCTCGCTGCGACCCCCCATCGACcacctgtgtgagctgctgcccCGCCTGCAGGCTCGCTACTACTCCATCGCCTCCTCCTCCAAG GTTCACCCCAACTCCATCCACATCTGCGCCGTGACCGTGGAGTACGAGACCAAGACTGGCCGCCTCAACAAAGGGGTGGCCACCAACTGGCTCAAGGGCAAAGTGCCTGAGGAGAAGGGGAGCAGCTCCCTGGTGCCCATGTACGTCAGGAAGTCCCAGTTCCGCCTGCCCTTCAAACCCAGCACCCCCGTCATCATGATCGGCCCGGGCACCGGCGTAGCCCCCTTCATCGGCTTCATCCAGGAGCGGGCCTGGCTCAAGCAGCAAG GCAAAGAGGTGGGGGAGACAGTGCTGTACTACGGGTGCCGGCGGGAGCAGGAGGATTACCTGTACCGGCGGGAGCTGGCCCGCTTCCAGCAGGAGGGAGTCCTCACCCAGCTCAATGTCGCCTTCTCCAGGGACCAGGCTGAGAAG GTTTATGTTCAGCATTTACTGAAGAAGAACAAGGAGAACATCTGGAAGCTGGTTCATGAGGGGAATGCTCACATCTACGTGTGTGG TGACGCCCGGAACATGGCCCGGGACGTGCAGAACACCTTCTACGACATCGTGGCTGAGTTTGGGGCCATGAGCCAGCCCCAGGCCGTGGACTATGTAAAGAAACTGATGACCAAGGGCCGCTACTCCTTGGATGTCTGGAGCTAA